TTGAATACATATCAGTAATAAGTGCTAAATAACAAAATCCATTTATAGTTCTTATATAGGTAATATCCGAAGCCCAAACTTGGTTAGGTCTATTAATGATCAGGTCTTTTATGATATTTTTATATTTATAAAAACGATGGTAAGAGTTGGTTGTTTTAGAAGAATATTTTTTCCTTCTAATTAACAAATTATTTTCTTTTAAGATTCTAAATAACTGGTCTCTACCTATATTTATATTCTGTTTCCTAAAATCATTATGTAAGGATTTCATTAGCTTTCTAGTACCTTCTCTGGGTAATGTTTTCCTGCTTTTTTTAACAAGCATTATTACATTTTGTTCTATTTGTTTTTTAAGAACAAACCTTTTTTGATATTTGTAATAAGCATCTCTTTTTAACTCGAAAGCATTACAAATAGTAGCGATGGCGTACCTTCTTTTTTTTCTATTAATCGGTGCTATTTTCATTAAGGCTTTATGTTTAAGTTTTTTTTTAATTCTTCAACATTTTTATAGCCAAGATTTTCAGCAGCTACTTCAAGATAACTATCATTCACAAGTTTATCTAGATCCTTTTTAATAAGAAGATCTTTGAGTTGTTTTAGCTCTTTTTGAAGGGCTTTAATACGGGATAATTCGTCGTCTGTTTGCACGGTTACACGGGTGTTCATTAAATCTTTACGGTCATATTTTTTAATCCATACGTTTATCGTACTAGATTGTATGCCGTAAGTTAAGGCAATTTGTCTTTTGGAATGGTTTCCTTTGGTAAGTTCTGCTAATACTTTGAGTTTAAAACTCTCACTATAACGTCTTACATATCCATCATTTTTATACATATACTTGTTGTTTTTTGTATACATATTTCAGGACGGGTCATTATTCGTGCCAACGGTCTTGTATATGAAAAGTAGCGGGTTTTTAAGCACTAACTTTTCGGATTGACACAGACCTTTATTTTATTATTTATCTTTCGTTTAAGCACTTAAACCGCTATTTTTTATATACGTTGTTGTGTTTTCGTACTTTTTTCCGCAAACTTGCTAGCGTTGGCAAAGACATACTCTTTTGCAATTTTTGGCTTGGGTGTCG
This window of the Flavobacteriaceae bacterium genome carries:
- a CDS encoding IS3 family transposase yields the protein MKIAPINRKKRRYAIATICNAFELKRDAYYKYQKRFVLKKQIEQNVIMLVKKSRKTLPREGTRKLMKSLHNDFRKQNINIGRDQLFRILKENNLLIRRKKYSSKTTNSYHRFYKYKNIIKDLIINRPNQVWASDITYIRTINGFCYLALITDMYSRKIVGYDISDSLELKGCVRALNKAIYQTKNTEEIIHHSDRGIQYCSNVYTQILKRKKIQISMTQENHCYENAMAERVNGILKDEFFLDQTFTNINHAKKATKNAIKLYNNKRLHLSLDYKTPNYVHKNVA
- a CDS encoding transposase; translation: MYKNDGYVRRYSESFKLKVLAELTKGNHSKRQIALTYGIQSSTINVWIKKYDRKDLMNTRVTVQTDDELSRIKALQKELKQLKDLLIKKDLDKLVNDSYLEVAAENLGYKNVEELKKNLNIKP